A genomic stretch from Sphingomonas sp. HDW15A includes:
- the gltX gene encoding glutamate--tRNA ligase, translating into MGASPKIEGVVTRFAPSPTGYLHIGGARTALFNYLFARHHGGKYLLRIEDTDKVRSTKEAIDAILDGLSWLGIEGDGEPYFQSQFEKRHAEVAHQLLEKGAAYRCYLTSAELAERRERAQADRRPFRIESEWRDRNDWPEGEPFVVRIKAPREGETVIDDLVQGKVTVANAEIDDFVLLRSDGTPTYMLAVVVDDHDMGVTHVIRGDDHLNNAFRQLAIIRAMGWPEPAYAHVPLIHGHDGAKLSKRHGALGVDSYRDELGILPEALFNYLLRLGWGHGDDEIISRDQAVEWFDVNHVGKSPSRFDLKKLENLNGHYIREADDARLATLASPKLGLSYEDLSLLIQAMPELKARAHNLNELAEGAAFLFASRPISVEEKAAALLTVESREHLRLAHQALSEVSEWTHDSTDAAVRKVAEEHELKLGKLAQPLRAALTGKTTSPGIFDVLVLLGRDESLARIADQISGAH; encoded by the coding sequence TTGGGCGCTAGTCCGAAAATCGAGGGCGTCGTCACGCGTTTCGCCCCCTCCCCAACCGGTTATCTGCACATCGGCGGTGCCCGCACCGCCCTGTTCAATTATCTCTTTGCCCGCCACCACGGCGGCAAATACCTCCTGCGCATCGAAGATACCGACAAGGTCCGCTCCACCAAGGAGGCGATCGATGCCATTCTTGACGGCCTCTCGTGGCTCGGCATCGAAGGCGATGGAGAGCCCTATTTCCAGTCGCAGTTTGAAAAGCGCCACGCGGAGGTAGCCCACCAGCTGCTCGAGAAGGGTGCTGCCTACCGCTGTTATCTGACTTCGGCCGAGCTCGCCGAGCGGAGAGAAAGGGCTCAGGCGGATCGCCGTCCTTTCCGCATCGAAAGCGAGTGGCGCGATCGAAACGACTGGCCGGAGGGTGAACCCTTCGTGGTCCGGATCAAGGCGCCTCGGGAAGGTGAGACGGTCATCGACGACCTCGTCCAGGGCAAGGTGACCGTTGCCAACGCAGAGATCGACGACTTCGTGCTGCTTCGTTCCGACGGCACGCCGACCTACATGTTGGCCGTCGTGGTCGATGACCATGACATGGGCGTCACTCACGTGATTCGAGGCGACGATCACCTCAACAACGCCTTTCGGCAGTTGGCGATCATCCGCGCCATGGGCTGGCCCGAGCCTGCCTACGCCCACGTTCCCCTCATTCACGGTCATGATGGTGCAAAACTGAGCAAGCGCCACGGTGCGCTTGGGGTTGATTCCTACCGCGACGAACTGGGGATTCTGCCCGAAGCCCTATTCAATTACCTCCTTCGCCTCGGCTGGGGACACGGAGATGACGAGATCATCAGCCGCGATCAGGCGGTGGAGTGGTTCGACGTCAATCACGTCGGCAAGTCGCCGTCACGCTTCGACTTAAAGAAGCTCGAAAACCTCAACGGCCATTACATCCGGGAGGCCGACGACGCCCGGCTTGCCACCCTGGCCTCGCCAAAGCTCGGACTAAGCTACGAAGACCTCTCACTGCTCATCCAGGCGATGCCGGAGCTCAAGGCTCGCGCTCACAATCTGAACGAGCTGGCGGAGGGCGCCGCCTTCCTGTTCGCAAGCCGACCGATTTCCGTCGAGGAAAAAGCCGCTGCACTTTTGACAGTCGAATCGCGAGAACACCTTCGCCTCGCTCACCAGGCTCTTTCGGAAGTGTCGGAATGGACACACGATTCCACGGATGCTGCGGTGCGAAAGGTTGCAGAAGAACACGAACTTAAGCTAGGCAAACTCGCGCAGCCGCTCCGCGCGGCGCTGACAGGCAAAACGACTTCGCCGGGCATTTTCGACGTGCTGGTCCTTCTAGGCCGCGACGAAAGCCTCGCCCGCATCGCCGATCAGATTTCTGGAGCTCATTGA
- a CDS encoding HAMP domain-containing sensor histidine kinase encodes MASAAGNGDLVCGRVDSAGRLVEADSMLGRLQQEAGARVGERLMLPQLAAVARLVRKLGIAVARPAVVAGRDYDVELWVRGEPDGDDVLITIESWRRRPPQGPRLEQAARGEDVLPATRGEWATDSELRITELSPDLAELLGVGIGEASGQPLTRLVRLLEGEDGAMPMLLAVASRASFSDQRAASRSGQSTQLVLEGTPVLAADGSFAGYRGRALPEHKAKPAAANEAGPGILGLDPALDHALRSPIDRIIRAAEGIAERSEGPLRSDYAAYAGDIAAAARHLLSVIRSMVDQPPELQSQIDLGASADEAFGLVEAEAEERSVVLQREGAQSLDAVGDPRAVIQILVNLLANAVRHSPIGGKVILSLVAGTDFASACISDEGPGIAPADQERIFERFEQAQPSGGAGLGLAIARRLARSMGGDITLVSAPGEGARFTLSLPLAR; translated from the coding sequence ATGGCTAGCGCGGCCGGCAACGGCGACTTGGTGTGTGGACGCGTCGACTCTGCCGGCAGGCTGGTCGAGGCGGACAGCATGCTCGGTCGCCTGCAGCAGGAAGCTGGCGCGCGCGTCGGCGAGAGGTTGATGCTCCCGCAACTCGCGGCAGTCGCGAGGCTCGTTCGCAAACTCGGGATCGCGGTTGCGCGGCCAGCAGTGGTGGCTGGCCGTGACTACGACGTGGAATTGTGGGTGCGCGGCGAGCCCGATGGCGATGATGTCCTCATTACGATCGAGAGCTGGCGACGCCGGCCGCCCCAGGGCCCGAGGCTTGAACAAGCCGCCCGTGGAGAGGACGTTCTACCGGCAACCCGTGGCGAATGGGCCACCGACAGCGAGCTCAGGATCACGGAATTATCTCCCGATCTCGCGGAGCTTCTTGGGGTCGGAATCGGCGAAGCAAGCGGTCAGCCTTTAACGCGGCTTGTTCGCCTGCTGGAAGGCGAAGATGGCGCGATGCCGATGTTGCTTGCAGTAGCGTCCCGCGCTTCATTCAGCGACCAGAGAGCGGCAAGTCGGTCTGGACAGTCAACGCAGCTCGTTCTCGAGGGCACGCCGGTACTTGCCGCCGACGGCTCGTTTGCTGGGTACCGCGGCCGTGCCCTGCCTGAACACAAAGCCAAGCCTGCCGCCGCGAACGAAGCTGGACCCGGGATACTGGGCCTTGATCCCGCTCTGGATCACGCGCTGCGGTCGCCAATTGACCGCATCATTCGCGCAGCAGAGGGTATCGCGGAGCGCTCGGAGGGTCCGCTGCGGAGCGACTACGCGGCCTACGCGGGCGACATTGCCGCCGCTGCCCGCCATCTCTTGTCAGTGATCCGGTCCATGGTCGACCAGCCTCCGGAGCTGCAATCCCAGATCGACCTTGGCGCCTCCGCGGACGAAGCATTCGGACTCGTCGAGGCAGAGGCGGAAGAAAGGTCCGTCGTTCTCCAGCGTGAGGGGGCGCAGTCCCTGGACGCGGTGGGCGACCCAAGGGCAGTCATTCAAATTCTCGTGAACTTGCTGGCCAATGCCGTGCGCCACTCGCCAATTGGCGGAAAGGTGATCCTTTCACTTGTCGCCGGTACGGATTTCGCGTCGGCTTGCATCAGCGACGAAGGTCCGGGGATCGCACCTGCCGACCAGGAACGGATTTTCGAGCGCTTCGAGCAAGCTCAGCCGAGCGGTGGCGCGGGCCTGGGTCTCGCAATCGCTCGTCGCCTTGCGCGATCAATGGGCGGGGACATCACCCTGGTGAGCGCGCCCGGCGAAGGCGCACGCTTCACATTGAGCCTGCCCCTCGCCAGGTAA
- a CDS encoding DUF2336 domain-containing protein — protein sequence MMLRRADEHRIASAFASHAGPRRLPLLSRLVGDPSPAIASAAMALVIARGRRRDGFGQPRIELSDLAKDDVIALVHAVAAAMCPSGAAEAVYAGAAEQTVESVRYEEALDRAVEQLAAALDQGPDKEDRLIEEASGEGEAALAAQIIARRAGITSQAAWDHLLDAGDGGLALLARMAGLGRQSAARLIADFGALTGTASIEDEMARFDTLDEKEVAVALAHWRLPRPFRIARTLVRNGNG from the coding sequence TTGATGCTTCGCCGTGCCGACGAACATCGTATCGCCTCCGCCTTTGCTTCACACGCGGGGCCGCGAAGGTTGCCGCTGCTCTCGCGGCTGGTCGGAGATCCCTCGCCGGCCATTGCGTCCGCCGCGATGGCACTGGTCATAGCACGCGGACGGCGCCGTGACGGTTTTGGACAACCAAGGATCGAACTCAGCGACCTCGCTAAGGACGATGTCATTGCATTGGTTCATGCAGTCGCTGCGGCGATGTGCCCGTCCGGCGCTGCCGAAGCCGTTTATGCGGGGGCTGCTGAACAGACTGTTGAATCGGTCCGCTACGAAGAGGCACTTGACCGGGCAGTCGAGCAGCTTGCGGCCGCACTCGATCAAGGTCCGGACAAAGAGGATCGGCTGATCGAAGAGGCTTCCGGTGAAGGCGAAGCGGCCTTGGCCGCGCAAATCATCGCCCGCCGTGCCGGGATAACCTCGCAGGCCGCATGGGACCATCTTCTCGACGCTGGCGACGGCGGATTGGCGCTGCTCGCCAGAATGGCGGGACTCGGCCGCCAGTCGGCTGCGCGACTTATCGCGGATTTTGGAGCTTTGACCGGGACGGCGTCGATCGAAGATGAAATGGCTCGCTTCGATACCTTGGATGAAAAGGAGGTAGCGGTAGCCTTGGCGCACTGGCGGCTTCCACGACCGTTCCGGATCGCCCGCACCTTGGTGAGAAACGGCAATGGCTAG
- a CDS encoding aminodeoxychorismate/anthranilate synthase component II, with product MAAPRILVLDNYDSFTFTLVDYLASAGADVTVCRNDQLGVAEALAGAFQGVMISPGPGAPEDAGISVALTKACIETKLPLLGVCLGHQAIAIACGQTVGKVRPVHGKISRVSHDDSGLFAGLPSPMSVTRYHSLAITEVVQSRLIANAWTDDGVIMGVRHAEAPVHGVQFHPESVASEHGHALMRAFIATCS from the coding sequence ATGGCCGCACCGCGGATTCTCGTCCTCGATAACTACGACAGTTTCACCTTTACCCTCGTCGACTATCTCGCTTCGGCAGGAGCCGATGTAACGGTTTGCCGCAATGACCAGTTGGGCGTTGCAGAGGCGCTCGCCGGGGCCTTTCAGGGCGTGATGATTTCGCCCGGGCCCGGCGCACCCGAAGATGCCGGCATTTCGGTCGCCCTAACGAAAGCATGCATTGAGACGAAGCTGCCACTGCTGGGAGTCTGCCTCGGGCATCAAGCTATCGCGATCGCTTGCGGACAGACTGTTGGAAAGGTGCGGCCAGTGCACGGCAAGATCAGTCGCGTTTCCCACGACGACAGCGGTCTATTCGCCGGCCTTCCCAGCCCGATGAGCGTCACGCGCTACCACTCTCTGGCCATCACCGAGGTTGTCCAGTCGCGGCTCATAGCCAACGCCTGGACAGATGACGGTGTAATCATGGGCGTGCGCCACGCTGAAGCGCCGGTACATGGCGTTCAGTTTCACCCCGAGAGCGTCGCCTCCGAACATGGTCACGCGCTGATGCGGGCTTTCATTGCTACCTGTTCTTGA
- the lexA gene encoding transcriptional repressor LexA, whose translation MLTAKQHELLKFINHRLNESGISPSFDEMREALDLKSKSGVHRLISALEERGFIRRLPNRARALEVVKMPETVAPSVVSALPQRIVVPSAANDTIEIPMHGRIAAGTPIEALQGTETFSVPAALLGPGEHYALEVSGDSMVEEGILDGDFALIRKVDTAREGEIVVALIDDQEATLKTFRREGQMIRLDPANRLYEAQRYRPDQVQIQGRLAGLIRRY comes from the coding sequence ATGCTGACCGCCAAGCAGCACGAGTTGCTCAAGTTCATCAATCACCGACTGAATGAGAGCGGCATATCGCCGAGCTTCGACGAAATGCGTGAAGCACTCGACCTCAAGTCAAAATCCGGTGTTCACCGCCTGATTTCGGCCCTCGAGGAACGCGGCTTCATCCGTCGCCTCCCTAATCGTGCCCGCGCTCTTGAAGTCGTGAAAATGCCAGAGACGGTCGCGCCGTCTGTCGTCTCGGCTCTACCGCAGCGTATCGTCGTCCCTTCGGCCGCAAATGACACGATCGAGATTCCAATGCATGGCCGGATCGCTGCAGGTACTCCGATCGAGGCCTTGCAGGGCACCGAGACCTTTTCGGTACCGGCCGCTCTGCTGGGGCCCGGCGAGCATTACGCGCTCGAGGTGTCGGGCGACTCGATGGTCGAGGAAGGTATCCTTGACGGCGATTTCGCCCTCATCCGCAAGGTCGATACTGCCCGGGAGGGCGAGATCGTCGTTGCCCTGATCGATGACCAGGAAGCCACGCTCAAGACTTTCCGGCGCGAAGGCCAGATGATCCGTCTCGATCCTGCGAACCGTCTTTATGAGGCCCAACGCTATCGCCCGGACCAGGTCCAGATACAGGGGCGGCTTGCCGGCTTGATCCGCCGCTACTGA
- a CDS encoding DUF1467 family protein gives MQVGSIIAIYFLFFVTSAFVLLPFGVKTDEEAGNPTIPGQAESAPHHFDLKRHVLRAMVLAAFLFAIYYANWLYGWVTVDDLDFYN, from the coding sequence ATGCAGGTCGGGTCGATCATTGCGATCTACTTCCTGTTTTTCGTGACGAGCGCCTTCGTGCTTCTCCCCTTCGGCGTGAAGACGGACGAAGAGGCGGGAAATCCGACAATTCCCGGTCAGGCCGAAAGCGCTCCCCACCACTTCGACCTCAAGCGCCATGTCTTGCGCGCAATGGTGTTAGCGGCGTTTCTGTTCGCGATTTACTACGCCAATTGGCTCTACGGTTGGGTTACCGTAGACGATCTCGACTTCTACAACTGA
- a CDS encoding citrate synthase, protein MTEQTVTLNTAEGDFSYPLLPGSVGPEVIDIRKLYGQTGKFTYDPGFTSTASCQSAITYIDGDQGILLHRGYPIDQLAEQSTFMEVAYLLLHGDLPKKSELDEFTNTITYHTMLHEQLATFYRGFRRDAHPMAIMCGVVGALSAFYHDSTDITDPNQRLIASHRLIAKMPTIAAMAFKYSIGQPFVYPKNELSYTGNFLRMTFGVPAEEYEVNPVIESAMRRIFILHADHEQNASTSTVRLAGSSGANPFACIAAGIACLWGPAHGGANEAALNMLREIGDVKNIKHYVARAKDKDDPFRLMGFGHRVYKNYDPRAKVMQKTAEEVLKELGKSDPVLDVARELEQIALSDEYFIEKKLYPNVDFYSGIILNAIGFPTDMFTALFALARTVGWVAQWNEMISDPEQKIGRPRQLYVGATQRDYVPVSER, encoded by the coding sequence ATGACCGAACAGACCGTCACCCTGAATACCGCCGAGGGCGACTTCTCCTATCCACTACTGCCCGGGTCTGTTGGTCCCGAGGTCATCGATATTCGCAAGCTTTATGGTCAAACGGGCAAGTTCACCTATGACCCCGGCTTTACCTCGACCGCATCTTGCCAGAGCGCGATCACCTATATTGACGGCGACCAGGGCATCCTGCTTCACCGCGGTTATCCGATCGACCAACTGGCCGAGCAGTCGACCTTCATGGAGGTCGCCTACCTCCTGCTCCACGGTGACCTGCCCAAAAAGTCGGAGCTGGACGAGTTCACGAATACCATCACCTACCACACGATGCTGCACGAGCAGCTTGCGACCTTTTATCGCGGCTTCCGCCGTGACGCCCATCCCATGGCAATCATGTGCGGCGTCGTCGGTGCGCTTTCGGCGTTCTACCATGACAGCACGGACATCACCGATCCGAACCAGCGATTGATCGCGTCGCACCGCCTGATCGCCAAGATGCCGACGATCGCGGCGATGGCCTTCAAGTACAGCATCGGCCAGCCGTTCGTGTATCCGAAGAACGAACTGAGCTACACGGGTAACTTCCTGCGGATGACCTTTGGGGTTCCCGCGGAAGAATATGAGGTCAATCCGGTCATCGAGAGCGCGATGCGCCGGATTTTCATCCTTCATGCCGACCACGAGCAGAATGCGTCGACCTCGACTGTTCGCCTCGCCGGTTCGTCGGGAGCCAATCCGTTCGCCTGCATCGCCGCTGGAATTGCCTGCCTTTGGGGTCCGGCGCATGGCGGCGCCAATGAAGCGGCGCTCAACATGCTTCGCGAAATTGGCGACGTGAAGAACATCAAGCATTACGTGGCGCGGGCCAAGGACAAGGACGACCCATTCCGCCTCATGGGCTTTGGGCACCGCGTCTACAAAAACTACGACCCGCGCGCGAAGGTCATGCAGAAGACTGCAGAAGAGGTTCTGAAGGAGCTCGGCAAGAGCGATCCGGTCCTCGACGTCGCCCGCGAACTCGAGCAAATTGCGCTAAGCGACGAATATTTCATCGAGAAGAAGCTCTACCCGAACGTCGATTTCTATTCCGGTATCATCCTCAATGCGATCGGCTTCCCGACCGACATGTTTACCGCCCTCTTCGCTCTCGCCCGCACCGTGGGTTGGGTCGCGCAGTGGAACGAGATGATTTCCGACCCCGAGCAGAAGATCGGGCGCCCGCGTCAGCTCTATGTCGGAGCAACGCAGCGAGATTACGTTCCTGTCAGCGAGCGCTGA
- a CDS encoding peptidyl-prolyl cis-trans isomerase — MIASFRRLSKSMVGSIIMVLFFVAILAGFALQDITGTVGGFGGSLSKNTLAKAGSEELTEREFSAELQRRLAEVRQQNPSADYSALANEFQPMLDSLLQQKALAAFASGQDITLSKRLVDAEIARLPQTKGLDGRFSEEAYARFLNQIRMTDTELRQQISRLLINRIMLAPAAAEPRVPVGIARPYAAMQLEVREADVALFPTETFLATIGDPSDAQVQQFYRSNLARYTIPEQRVIDIARIGPEQVAKVAATDKEIADYYRANQATYGSKSQRVISQVVLPSQQAANALAAKLRSGQAFADAAKPLGYSASDISVGPQTREEFAKLTSAQVAAAAFAANAGSGAIVGPVRSTLGWHVIKIDGLQNIGGRSLEAVRGEIAEKLTSDKRENALADLIAGIEDGIADGKNFSEALAGTGIQPLRTPAITASGSAPRQPDYKFPAELAPALRAGFDLGQGDDPVVETLGEKAGYVLVGVDQVMPAAPAPIAEVRDRVARDWKIKQAIEQARSAAAKAASALSKGASMADAVKATGSKVSIPAPRHETVRRIQLAQMGAEVPPALKMMFSLAEGRSRMVADPGGRGFVLVKVTKVVPGDVTLQPNLVSQIQREFQQPLATEYAEQYTKAIEADVGVKRNQEAIDEAKRRIIGGGS; from the coding sequence ATGATCGCTTCCTTTCGCCGCCTGTCCAAATCGATGGTCGGCAGCATTATCATGGTCCTGTTTTTCGTCGCCATCCTCGCAGGTTTTGCCCTGCAGGACATCACGGGGACCGTGGGCGGTTTCGGCGGCAGCTTGTCCAAGAACACGCTCGCCAAGGCCGGCAGCGAGGAACTGACGGAGCGCGAGTTCAGCGCCGAGCTTCAGCGCCGGCTCGCCGAGGTTCGCCAGCAGAACCCGTCAGCAGACTACTCTGCGCTCGCGAACGAATTCCAGCCGATGCTCGATTCGCTGCTCCAGCAAAAAGCCCTCGCGGCATTCGCATCTGGGCAGGACATCACCTTGTCGAAGCGACTGGTCGATGCGGAGATCGCGCGTCTGCCGCAGACGAAGGGTCTCGACGGGCGGTTCAGCGAGGAGGCGTATGCGCGCTTCCTCAACCAGATCCGAATGACCGATACGGAATTGCGCCAGCAGATCAGCCGACTGTTGATCAACCGTATCATGCTTGCGCCGGCAGCTGCGGAGCCGCGCGTTCCGGTCGGAATCGCAAGGCCGTACGCGGCGATGCAGCTTGAGGTGCGAGAGGCCGATGTCGCTCTGTTCCCGACCGAAACCTTCCTCGCGACGATCGGCGACCCAAGCGATGCCCAGGTGCAGCAGTTCTATCGGTCCAACCTCGCGCGCTACACCATTCCCGAGCAAAGGGTGATCGACATTGCGCGGATCGGGCCGGAGCAGGTGGCGAAAGTAGCCGCCACGGACAAGGAAATCGCTGACTATTATCGCGCCAACCAGGCGACATACGGCTCGAAATCACAGCGGGTGATCAGCCAGGTCGTCCTGCCGTCGCAGCAGGCTGCCAACGCGCTGGCTGCCAAACTCCGCTCAGGGCAGGCTTTCGCCGACGCCGCCAAGCCTCTGGGCTATTCCGCCTCGGACATCTCGGTGGGGCCCCAGACCCGCGAGGAATTTGCCAAGCTCACCAGCGCGCAAGTCGCGGCCGCGGCCTTCGCCGCCAATGCCGGCAGCGGCGCCATTGTCGGCCCGGTGCGCTCGACGCTCGGCTGGCATGTCATCAAGATAGACGGTCTGCAGAATATCGGTGGTCGTTCGCTCGAAGCCGTTCGCGGCGAGATCGCGGAGAAGCTCACATCGGACAAGCGCGAAAATGCCCTGGCCGACCTGATTGCCGGCATCGAAGACGGCATTGCCGACGGCAAGAACTTTAGTGAAGCGTTAGCAGGAACGGGCATCCAGCCGCTCCGCACGCCCGCCATCACGGCCTCGGGATCTGCTCCTCGCCAGCCAGACTACAAGTTCCCGGCGGAACTGGCTCCTGCCCTTCGCGCCGGCTTCGATCTTGGTCAGGGCGACGATCCGGTCGTTGAAACGCTCGGTGAGAAGGCTGGCTACGTGCTGGTTGGCGTGGATCAGGTCATGCCGGCCGCTCCGGCACCGATTGCCGAGGTCCGCGACCGGGTTGCCCGGGACTGGAAGATAAAGCAGGCAATCGAGCAGGCCCGGAGCGCTGCGGCCAAGGCGGCAAGCGCACTGTCAAAGGGCGCTTCCATGGCTGACGCCGTTAAAGCGACCGGTTCGAAAGTCTCCATACCCGCCCCCCGGCACGAGACGGTCAGGCGTATCCAGCTCGCGCAGATGGGCGCTGAGGTGCCGCCGGCGCTGAAAATGATGTTCAGCCTGGCCGAAGGACGCAGCCGAATGGTAGCCGACCCCGGCGGACGCGGCTTCGTTCTCGTCAAGGTCACCAAGGTCGTGCCCGGCGACGTTACGTTGCAGCCGAATCTGGTCAGCCAGATTCAGCGCGAGTTCCAGCAGCCGTTGGCGACAGAATATGCCGAGCAGTACACCAAGGCGATCGAGGCCGACGTGGGCGTCAAGCGCAACCAGGAAGCGATCGACGAGGCAAAGCGGCGGATCATCGGCGGCGGGAGCTGA